A region from the Medicago truncatula cultivar Jemalong A17 chromosome 6, MtrunA17r5.0-ANR, whole genome shotgun sequence genome encodes:
- the LOC25479483 gene encoding cysteine-rich receptor-like protein kinase 25 — translation MAYSKILFLSILIRFFCFATIKAQDSTFLYSNCSTNRTTANSTFQTNLMTLLSSLSSKATGNTEFYNITGNPSDSVYGLFMCRGDVTFQICDECIVNATQKLSLDCPLSKQAVIYYENCMVRYSNESFFSTVDTNPSFVMCKSANVSNTTSFEPLLSSTMHQTADMYKKQATKDARRLIGTINKNFATREARFKNQTLYCLEQCTPDLSPNNCRTCLHRAIEYLPMVCDGKEGGRVVFPSCNIRYELYPFYRSINTTSSPNELVPPPGNPSPLLDNAVGEESATLEPLQFDWVVIEAATNNFSTDNYIGKGGFGEVYKGILVDGREVAIKRLSKSSNQGVEEYKNEVLLIAKLQHRNLVAFIGFCLEEQEKILIYEFVPNKSLDFFLFDSQKQKLLTWGERFNIIGGIVRGILYLHDHSRLKVIHRDLKPSNILLDENMIPKISDFGLARIVEISQDEGNTNRIAGTYGYMSPEYAMLGQFSEKSDIYSFGVMLLEIIAGKKNKSPFTPHHVAYDLLNHVWRQWMDQTPLSILDPNIKKDYSTNEVIKCIQIGLLCVQNDPNARPSIVTVASYLSSYAIELPTPKEPAFLLHGRTYSDVLAQESSSTQSANSSALFSYNQMSASTFIPR, via the exons ATGGCTTACTCTAAAATTCTCTTTCTCTCAATCCTTATTCGATTCTTTTGTTTTGCAACTATCAAGGCACAGGACTCTACTTTTCTGTATTCCAATTGTTCCACCAATCGTACCACAGCCAATAGCACCTTCCAAACTAATCTCATGACCCTCCTTTCTTCCTTGTCATCAAAAGCCACAGGCAACACCGAATTCTACAACATCACAGGAAACCCCTCTGATTCTGTCTATGGATTGTTCATGTGCAGGGGTGATGTCACCTTTCAAATCTGTGATGAATGCATAGTTAATGCAACTCAAAAACTGTCCTTAGATTGCCCATTATCCAAACAAGCTGTAATTTATTACGAAAATTGCATGGTTCGATACTCCAATGAGTCTTTCTTTTCCACTGTTGATACAAATCCTTCGTTTGTAATGTGTAAGTCCGCCAACGTCTCAAACACGACAAGCTTCGAGCCTTTATTGTCTTCAACTATGCATCAAACTGCAGACATGTACAAGAAGCAGGCAACAAAAGATGCACGTCGACTTATTGGAACCATAAACAAGAACTTTGCAACAAGAGAAGCACGTTTCAAAAATCAGACCCTGTACTGTCTAGAACAGTGCACGCCGGACTTGTCCCCTAACAATTGCAGAACCTGTCTCCATAGAGCTATTGAATATCTTCCTATGGTTTGTGATGGAAAGGAGGGTGGGAGAGTTGTTTTTCCTAGCTGTAATATTAGGTATGAACTATATCCTTTTTATAGGTCTATCAATACTACTTCTTCACCAAATGAGCTTGTTCC GCCACCTGGGAATCCTTCTCCATTACTAGACAATGCAG TTGGTGAAGAAAGTGCGACTTTAGAACCACTACAATTCGATTGGGTGGTAATTGAAGCAGCAACCAACAACTTTTCTACTGACAATTACATTGGCAAAGGCGGGTTTGGAGAGGTTTACAAg GGAATACTTGTTGATGGACGAGAAGTGGCTATAAAAAGGCTTTCAAAAAGTTCTAATCAAGGTGTAGAAGAGTATAAGAATGAAGTTTTGTTGATAGCCAAGCTTCAACATAGAAATCTAGTGGCATTTATTGGTTTTTGCCTTGAAGAACAAGAGAAAATACTTATTTATGAATTTGTGCCCAACAAAAGTCTTGATTTCTTTCTATTTG attctcaaaaacaaaagttgttAACTTGGGGTGAACGCTTCAACATCATAGGAGGAATTGTTCGAGGGATTCTTTATTTGCATGATCATTCACGACTCAAAGTTATACATCGGGATCTCAAACCTAGCAATATTCTATTAGACGAAAATATGATTCCtaaaatttcagattttggtTTGGCTCGGATTGTTGAAATAAGTCAAGATGAGGGAAATACAAATAGAATTGCTGGAACATA tgGTTATATGTCTCCGGAATATGCAATGCTTGGACAATTTTCTGAAAAATCTGACATTTATAGTTTTGGAGTTATGCTTTTAGAGATTATTGCTGGAAAGAAGAATAAAAGTCCATTTACTCCACACCATGTTGCTTATGACCTCTTGAATCAT GTATGGAGACAGTGGATGGATCAAACACCTTTAAGTATATTGGAcccaaatattaaaaaagattaTTCTACAAATGAAGTCATTAAATGCATTCAGATTGGTCTGTTATGTGTTCAAAATGACCCGAATGCTAGACCTTCAATTGTGACAGTTGCTTCTTATCTTAGCAGTTATGCAATTGAATTACCAACTCCAAAAGAACCTGCGTTTCTCTTGCATGGTAGAACTTATTCCGACGTTCTTGCACAAGAATCAAGTTCTACTCAATCTGCCAATAGTTCTGCACTTTTCTCATACAATCAAATGTCTGCAAGTACTTTTATTCCTCGatag
- the LOC112418463 gene encoding replication protein A 70 kDa DNA-binding subunit-like has translation MSAKHDFISNVSPRKQSWTLVVRVVRAWFGQDHKNKKLPFSMELVLMDRKGDQIGASIRRTLIYKFKEQLQEGMVFTISSFDVDSNSGSYRPSRNEYKLNFTINTKVKLSKTVLVPTNVYSFTPAPDVFNESYDNNYLVDVIGVMIGVGVEREYERDGVKTKMNVMTWIQIGRYRFKCTLFGEYVEELNSFLSSDESQNVVVAIMLTKVKLFQGKSALQNAFSSTRITFNPEIGETKTDTTSTPDIDIPLVPSAAQQLPAIVDPDPPSSPPRYPSRHRKSTQFPDFVYSTYSASFASFLTSIYSLSMPSSYKEAILDPLWQQAMNEELSALHKTDTWELVHLPSEKCLVGYTKSKLSLMGRLSATKHALLLKDFLNNMV, from the exons ATGTCTGCGAAACACGACTTCATCTCTAATGTTTCTCCAAGAAAACAATCGTGGACATTGGTTGTGAGGGTTGTTCGTGCTTGGTTTGGTCAAgaccacaaaaataaaaaactaccattttccATGGAGTTGGTTCTAATGGATCGAAAG GGTGATCAAATTGGTGCGTCTATACGAAGAACATtgatctacaagttcaaggagcaactccaagagggaatggtgttcACGATTTCCTCATTTGATGTTGATAGCAACAGTGGTTCGTATCGACCATCACGCAACGAATACAAACTGAATTTCACAATCAACACAAAAGTCAAACTATCTAAAACTGTTTTGGTCCCAACAAACGTGTATTCGTTTACACCTGCACCTGATGTTTTCAATGAATCTTACGACAACAACTACTTAGTTG ATGTAATTGGAGTCATGATTGGAGTTGGAGTTGAAAGAGAGTACGAAAGAGATggtgtaaaaactaaaatgaatgtcatgACTTGGATTCAAATTGGtag GTACCGTTTTAAATGTACTCTTTTTGGAGAGTATGTTGAAGAGCTGAACTCTTTCCTATCGTCCGATGAATCTCAAAATGTTGTTGTAGCCATTATGTTGACAAAAGTTAAACTGTTTCAAG GAAAATCAGCATTGCAAAATGCATTTTCTTCCACTAGAATCACATTCAATCCTGAAATTGGTGAAACAAA GACTGATACTACTTCTACTCCAGATATTGACATCCCTCTTGTGCCCTCGGCTGCCCAACAACTTCCTGCAATTGTTGATCCTGATCCCCCGTCTTCTCCTCCTCGTTATCCATCCCGTCATCGTAAGTCTACTCAATTTCCTGATTTTGTCTATTCCACATACTCTGCTTCTTTTGCTTCTTTTCTAacctctatttatagtttatctATGCCCTCTTCCTATAAAGAGGCTATACTTGACCCTCTTTGGCAGCAGGCTATGAATGAAGAACTTTCTGCTTTGCACAAGACAGATACATGGGAATTAGTACATCTTCCTTCTGAAAAATGTCTCGTTGGGTATACAAAATCAAAACTAAGTCTGATGGGTCGGTTGAGCGCTACAAAGCACGCCTTGTTGCTAAAGGATTTTCTCAACAATATGGTATAG